A part of Acidobacteriota bacterium genomic DNA contains:
- a CDS encoding GAF domain-containing protein yields the protein MIARPEISSLLRCQIEIDSEGQSFTGLIWNISRAGMVLAIPVEDELQITPLQNLTVTYHCSFAANQICLNAVVRWIYSPDVPHYHLAGIQFLNHESQESNLEPLLVCYPPKVLVVSENLDTVAWIRNLLKDQYFPITIQTLQEAGEILQNNEVTLVIVDQASLEHSNSGIAHWNGANSPVNREVKLLLVDDSTSEGMAEAKLGKIFYTLRNTGAPDTFLTIVASAVKFYWKTVLSDFQLELDLVRRAVKMQNIAPHVQRLMRQTRAEDLCQVATQAIEELLEANRAACWMYQAVERKLSAPGQREGDAQNWDSSIGLIGYVAGTGLAIHLTQDVRSDARYYPKLDDPQGKGTESFLAEPVKDAQGEVLAVLVAIRDENRPAFTDDQFQILNLLASQLAPMCTQLMLQNRFEAFSARRRSNATSPSEEIFRKQALEAHAAGMKDTGSLLRLSPAWVGWVYWLLVTVFLTGVGYLSVGRINEYATGPAIVRVNNRTDLTALSAGMVKSIQVQPGQKVEAHQVLVRFYDDQEAAALEQVQKTYQVQLAKSLSEPNNPALQQELTALRAQKESIESQLEARLVKAPRSGVIRDIRVRPNQHLSPGESLLTLSDEKPGLSVIAILPGHFRPLLKTGTSLRLEPSGYKYAYQYLTIESISDEVIGPNEMKRYLGQEIADTLEMKGPVILVRGQIPSATFTTDGKIYDYYDGMQGVVEVPVRTERIIFTLAPWLKNLFDNSHE from the coding sequence ATGATTGCGCGGCCTGAAATTTCAAGCCTTTTAAGGTGTCAGATTGAAATTGATTCAGAAGGACAGTCCTTCACCGGTTTGATTTGGAATATCAGCCGGGCAGGGATGGTGCTCGCCATCCCCGTTGAGGACGAACTTCAGATTACTCCTCTCCAAAATCTGACCGTTACCTATCATTGCTCCTTCGCTGCCAATCAAATTTGTCTGAATGCCGTTGTTCGATGGATTTATTCACCAGATGTTCCTCACTATCATCTGGCCGGAATTCAATTTCTCAATCACGAATCACAGGAGTCAAACCTTGAGCCGCTTTTGGTGTGCTACCCGCCGAAAGTTCTGGTTGTCAGTGAGAATCTGGATACGGTGGCCTGGATTCGAAATCTCCTCAAGGATCAGTATTTCCCGATAACAATTCAAACACTTCAGGAGGCAGGAGAAATCCTCCAAAACAACGAAGTTACACTTGTCATTGTTGATCAGGCCAGCCTGGAACATTCCAACTCCGGTATTGCCCATTGGAATGGCGCCAATTCACCGGTCAATCGAGAGGTCAAACTTCTGCTTGTGGATGACTCCACCTCAGAAGGTATGGCTGAAGCAAAGCTGGGAAAAATCTTTTATACCCTCAGGAATACAGGTGCGCCAGATACCTTTTTGACTATTGTCGCCAGTGCGGTGAAGTTTTATTGGAAAACAGTGCTGTCTGATTTTCAGCTTGAACTGGACCTCGTTCGGCGGGCAGTCAAGATGCAGAACATTGCACCACATGTTCAGCGGTTGATGCGGCAAACCCGTGCCGAAGATTTGTGCCAGGTGGCGACTCAGGCGATTGAAGAACTCCTTGAGGCCAACCGGGCGGCGTGCTGGATGTATCAGGCCGTAGAGCGAAAACTCTCTGCTCCAGGTCAGCGAGAAGGTGATGCCCAAAATTGGGACTCCAGTATCGGGTTGATTGGGTATGTTGCTGGAACCGGGTTAGCCATCCACCTGACACAAGATGTTCGGAGTGATGCCCGCTATTACCCCAAACTGGATGATCCACAGGGCAAAGGAACGGAATCGTTTTTAGCTGAACCGGTAAAAGATGCTCAAGGGGAAGTTCTGGCCGTACTGGTGGCGATTCGAGATGAAAACCGACCAGCCTTTACGGATGACCAGTTTCAAATCCTGAATCTTTTGGCAAGCCAGTTGGCGCCGATGTGTACCCAACTCATGCTCCAGAATCGCTTTGAGGCGTTTTCAGCCCGCCGGCGGTCAAATGCCACCTCACCATCTGAAGAGATCTTTCGGAAGCAGGCACTTGAAGCCCATGCGGCAGGCATGAAGGACACGGGCAGTCTTCTCCGATTGTCACCCGCCTGGGTAGGCTGGGTGTACTGGTTGCTGGTAACGGTATTTCTGACCGGGGTGGGATATCTCTCGGTTGGTCGAATCAATGAATATGCAACGGGCCCAGCGATTGTTCGGGTCAACAACCGGACGGATCTGACCGCACTTTCAGCCGGCATGGTGAAATCCATTCAGGTTCAACCTGGCCAGAAAGTGGAAGCCCATCAGGTTTTGGTGCGGTTTTATGACGACCAGGAGGCAGCAGCCCTTGAGCAGGTTCAAAAAACATACCAGGTCCAGTTGGCCAAAAGCCTGAGCGAACCGAATAATCCAGCGCTTCAGCAGGAATTAACCGCACTTCGGGCTCAAAAGGAATCAATTGAAAGTCAGTTGGAAGCGCGGCTGGTCAAAGCCCCACGGTCGGGTGTGATTCGCGATATTCGGGTCCGCCCAAACCAGCATCTGTCACCCGGTGAATCACTCTTGACCCTTTCGGATGAAAAACCGGGCCTGTCGGTGATTGCCATTTTACCCGGCCATTTCCGCCCGCTGCTCAAAACTGGCACGAGCCTTCGGCTTGAACCGAGCGGCTACAAATACGCCTATCAGTACCTCACCATTGAATCCATCAGCGATGAAGTCATCGGCCCCAATGAAATGAAGCGCTATCTGGGCCAGGAAATCGCCGACACCCTGGAAATGAAGGGACCAGTCATTCTGGTTCGTGGGCAGATTCCCTCAGCGACTTTTACCACCGATGGGAAAATCTATGATTACTATGACGGCATGCAGGGCGTGGTGGAAGTTCCGGTTCGGACGGAGCGGATCATCTTTACCCTGGCCCCGTGGCTCAAAAACCTCTTTGACAACTCACATGAATAA
- a CDS encoding peptidase domain-containing ABC transporter — protein MNKPQSVDSLKAQYPALLKLGQMFQPQHIPYIQQLTGIECGAACLAMVLGYHGKQISVDEIREATGVDRDGLNAQAIIEAGSWYGLRGRGVKVEVEDLDYLKPASILHWEFSHFVVFEKLRTTGVDIIDPASGRRRIPLEQFNKSFTGVVLEFEPCDEFQTSQKESNVFWGYVRRVLGHSGLISRLLVTSLLIQFFALAVPFITGILVDRVIPRGDGYLLEVLGIGLGGVILFSFLSSLIRAHLLLNLRTVLDTQMTVGFLDHLVRLPFAYFQIRSAGDLMMRLNSNATIREILTSGALSGALDGALVSLYLIILLTADQTLGALVLALGLVQVGVFWFSRHRTQELMTQHLQMQARTQGYVVQILAGIETLKSSGVENRAIERWSNLFVDEMNVSLERGRFSATVDSLMNTLRTASPMIILWVGGGQVLNGHMTLGTMLSLNALAIGFLGPLSTLISTCLQFQVLGSYIERIEDVLKTSPEQDFSQVVRAPALHGRITLENVSFRYGSLSPLVVDGVSLNIQAGQKVALVGRSGAGKSTLAKLMLGLYQPTSGHILFDGADLSGLDLHSVRNQLGIITQRPYVFGDSIRSNIGIANPTLPLPAIMEAAKLACIHDDILAMPMGYETLLMDGGTSLSGGQRQRIAIARALVNRPAILFFDEATSELDTITESQVHQNLATLKCTRIVIAHRLSTIMDSDLIVVMDQGRIVGHGTHEQLLAQEGIYSQLIAAQMEQEAA, from the coding sequence ATGAATAAACCTCAGTCCGTTGATTCACTCAAAGCACAATACCCGGCCCTGCTCAAACTTGGCCAAATGTTTCAGCCACAACACATTCCCTATATCCAGCAATTGACGGGTATTGAATGTGGAGCGGCCTGTCTGGCCATGGTACTTGGCTATCATGGCAAACAGATATCGGTTGATGAGATTCGGGAAGCCACCGGGGTTGACCGGGATGGGCTCAATGCTCAGGCAATTATTGAAGCTGGGAGCTGGTATGGGTTGCGTGGTCGAGGTGTCAAAGTTGAGGTGGAAGATCTTGACTACTTAAAACCTGCCTCGATCCTGCATTGGGAATTCAGTCACTTTGTCGTCTTTGAAAAATTGCGCACAACCGGAGTTGATATTATTGACCCAGCTTCGGGGAGACGCCGGATACCACTGGAACAATTTAACAAATCTTTTACCGGCGTGGTGCTTGAGTTTGAACCATGTGATGAGTTCCAGACCTCGCAAAAGGAGTCAAATGTTTTTTGGGGATATGTGCGCCGGGTTTTGGGACATTCCGGGCTGATTTCGAGGTTGCTGGTGACTTCACTCTTAATCCAATTTTTTGCCCTGGCGGTACCCTTCATCACCGGGATTCTGGTGGATCGGGTCATCCCACGAGGTGATGGGTATCTCCTCGAAGTGCTCGGAATCGGATTGGGCGGGGTGATTCTCTTTTCGTTTTTATCGTCCTTGATCCGGGCTCATTTGCTCCTGAACCTGCGAACGGTCCTGGATACCCAAATGACAGTTGGATTTCTTGACCATCTGGTTCGATTGCCCTTTGCCTACTTTCAAATCCGATCAGCCGGCGATTTGATGATGCGGCTCAACAGCAATGCCACAATTCGCGAAATCCTGACGTCAGGAGCCCTTTCTGGCGCCCTGGATGGCGCCCTGGTCAGTCTGTACCTGATTATCCTGCTCACTGCGGATCAAACCCTGGGGGCGCTGGTTCTGGCTCTGGGGCTGGTGCAGGTCGGGGTCTTTTGGTTTTCCCGCCACCGCACTCAGGAACTGATGACCCAACATTTGCAGATGCAGGCTCGAACCCAGGGGTATGTGGTCCAAATATTGGCTGGTATTGAAACTTTGAAATCAAGTGGTGTTGAAAACCGGGCGATTGAACGCTGGTCAAATTTATTTGTTGATGAAATGAACGTGTCCCTCGAACGCGGACGATTTAGCGCGACCGTTGACTCATTGATGAACACGCTCCGGACAGCGTCTCCGATGATTATTCTGTGGGTCGGCGGCGGGCAGGTTTTGAATGGGCACATGACATTGGGAACGATGTTGTCACTCAACGCACTGGCGATTGGATTTTTGGGGCCGCTCTCAACCTTGATTTCCACCTGTTTGCAGTTTCAGGTTTTAGGAAGCTATATCGAACGAATCGAAGATGTTCTCAAGACCTCTCCCGAGCAGGATTTCAGTCAGGTTGTGCGAGCACCGGCCTTGCACGGGCGCATCACGCTGGAAAATGTTTCCTTTCGCTATGGGTCACTCTCGCCGCTGGTGGTTGATGGCGTTTCACTCAACATTCAAGCTGGACAGAAAGTAGCTCTGGTTGGACGTTCGGGAGCTGGGAAATCAACCCTTGCCAAATTGATGCTTGGGCTCTACCAACCTACCTCAGGCCACATTCTGTTTGATGGAGCTGACCTTTCAGGACTGGATCTGCATTCGGTTCGCAATCAACTGGGAATCATCACCCAGCGTCCCTATGTCTTTGGAGATTCAATTCGATCCAATATCGGTATTGCCAATCCGACCCTCCCCCTCCCGGCCATTATGGAAGCTGCCAAACTGGCCTGTATTCACGATGATATTCTGGCGATGCCGATGGGGTACGAAACCTTGCTCATGGATGGAGGCACATCCCTTTCCGGTGGACAGCGCCAACGCATCGCCATCGCGCGGGCCCTGGTCAATCGTCCGGCAATTCTCTTTTTCGATGAAGCCACCAGCGAACTCGACACCATCACCGAAAGTCAGGTCCACCAGAATCTGGCTACGCTCAAGTGCACTCGAATCGTGATTGCCCACCGACTCAGTACCATTATGGATTCCGACCTGATTGTGGTGATGGACCAGGGCCGAATTGTGGGACACGGGACACACGAACAGCTCCTTGCCCAGGAAGGAATTTATAGTCAATTAATTGCTGCTCAAATGGAGCAGGAAGCCGCATAA